A portion of the Streptomyces sp. NBC_00376 genome contains these proteins:
- a CDS encoding Rossmann-like and DUF2520 domain-containing protein yields the protein MNATAPNDPLEARDRPARLTVGVVGAGRVGPALAASLQLAGHRPVAVSGVSDASVRRAAALLPDVPLVPPAEVLARAELVLLTVPDDALPGLVEGLAETGAVRPGQLIVHTSGRYGTGVLDPALRAGALPLALHPAMTFTGTSVDVQRLAGCSFGVTAPEELRLAAEALVIEMGGEPEWIAEESRPLYHAALALGANHLVTLVAQSMELLRTAGVTAPDRMLGPLLGAALDNALRSGDAALTGPVARGDAGTVAAHIGELRRHAPQAVAGYVAMARATADRALAHGMLKPELAEDLLGVLADGTGPGTTDGTGSQEPR from the coding sequence GTGAATGCAACAGCCCCCAATGACCCCCTCGAAGCCAGGGACCGCCCCGCCCGCCTCACGGTCGGCGTCGTGGGCGCGGGCCGTGTCGGCCCCGCTCTGGCCGCGTCGCTCCAGCTCGCCGGGCACCGGCCGGTCGCAGTGTCCGGCGTCTCCGACGCCTCCGTGCGCAGGGCGGCCGCACTGCTGCCCGACGTACCGCTGGTGCCGCCCGCCGAGGTCCTCGCGCGCGCCGAGCTGGTGCTGCTGACCGTCCCCGACGACGCCCTGCCCGGCCTGGTCGAGGGCCTCGCCGAGACCGGCGCGGTGCGGCCGGGACAGCTGATCGTCCACACCTCGGGGCGGTACGGGACCGGCGTCCTGGACCCGGCGCTGCGGGCCGGCGCCCTGCCGCTCGCGCTGCACCCGGCGATGACGTTCACCGGCACCTCCGTCGACGTCCAGCGGCTGGCCGGCTGCTCCTTCGGCGTGACCGCTCCCGAGGAGCTGCGGCTCGCGGCCGAGGCGCTGGTCATCGAGATGGGCGGCGAGCCCGAATGGATCGCGGAGGAGTCCCGCCCGCTGTACCACGCGGCGCTCGCCCTCGGCGCGAACCACCTGGTCACCCTGGTCGCCCAGTCGATGGAGCTGCTGCGCACGGCCGGGGTCACCGCCCCCGACCGGATGCTCGGCCCCCTCCTCGGCGCCGCGCTCGACAACGCCCTGCGCTCCGGCGACGCCGCGCTGACCGGCCCGGTGGCCCGCGGCGACGCCGGTACGGTCGCCGCGCACATCGGCGAGCTGCGCAGGCACGCCCCGCAGGCCGTGGCCGGATACGTGGCGATGGCCCGCGCCACCGCCGACCGCGCGCTCGCCCACGGCATGCTCAAGCCGGAGCTGGCCGAGGACCTCCTCGGGGTCCTGGCCGACGGCACCGGCCCCGGCACCACGGACGGCACCGGATCACAGGAGCCCCGATGA
- the panC gene encoding pantoate--beta-alanine ligase produces MTDTTGTPGTPRPTAPRTPAAAQTPAAAHAPAAALLRTAAELGAFAPRRGVRAVVMTMGALHEGHATLVRAARAAAGPDGQVVVTVFVNPLQFGEAADLDRYPRTLDADLAVAGAAGADAVFAPSVDEVYPGGEPQVRISAGPMGERLEGASRPGHFDGMLTVVAKLLHLTRPDVAFFGQKDAQQLALIRRMVRDLNFPVKIAGVETVREPDGLALSSRNRFLDAEERHTALALSRALFAARDRLAAQQALHARAQTTSATTGRAAALTALGEARAAADTQAVALARPVDGPSAVRAAALLILDDAAAAQPPLALDYLALVDPADFTEIPDDRTTGEAILAVAARVGRTRLIDNIPLTFGATT; encoded by the coding sequence ATGACCGACACGACCGGCACGCCCGGCACCCCCCGCCCCACCGCGCCGAGGACGCCCGCCGCGGCGCAGACACCCGCCGCAGCCCACGCGCCCGCGGCCGCCCTGCTCCGTACCGCGGCCGAGCTCGGCGCGTTCGCCCCGCGCAGGGGCGTGCGGGCCGTCGTCATGACCATGGGCGCCCTGCACGAGGGCCACGCCACCCTGGTCCGCGCCGCACGCGCGGCGGCGGGCCCCGACGGCCAGGTGGTCGTCACCGTCTTCGTCAACCCGCTCCAGTTCGGCGAGGCCGCCGACCTGGACCGCTACCCCCGCACCCTCGACGCCGACCTCGCCGTGGCGGGCGCCGCCGGGGCGGACGCGGTCTTCGCGCCGTCCGTCGACGAGGTCTACCCCGGCGGCGAGCCGCAGGTCCGGATCTCCGCGGGGCCCATGGGCGAGCGGCTCGAAGGGGCCTCGCGCCCCGGACACTTCGACGGCATGCTCACCGTCGTCGCCAAGCTCCTCCACCTCACCCGCCCCGACGTCGCGTTCTTCGGGCAGAAGGACGCCCAGCAGCTGGCGCTGATCCGCCGCATGGTGCGCGATCTGAACTTCCCCGTGAAGATCGCCGGCGTGGAGACGGTCCGCGAACCGGACGGCCTCGCGCTCTCCAGCCGCAACCGCTTCCTGGACGCGGAGGAACGGCACACCGCCCTCGCCCTGTCCCGGGCCCTGTTCGCCGCCCGCGACCGGCTCGCCGCCCAGCAGGCGCTGCACGCCCGTGCCCAGACCACCTCGGCCACCACCGGCCGGGCCGCCGCGCTCACCGCGCTCGGCGAGGCCCGCGCCGCCGCCGACACCCAGGCGGTGGCCCTGGCCCGCCCGGTCGACGGCCCCTCCGCGGTACGGGCGGCCGCACTCCTGATCCTCGACGACGCGGCGGCCGCGCAGCCCCCGCTCGCCCTGGACTACCTGGCGCTCGTGGACCCGGCCGACTTCACCGAGATCCCCGACGACCGCACCACCGGTGAGGCGATCCTCGCCGTTGCCGCGCGGGTCGGCAGGACCCGGCTCATCGACAACATCCCGCTGACCTTCGGAGCCACCACGTGA
- a CDS encoding L-aspartate oxidase, whose translation MTGIRLTAPAPGWSLDADVVVVGSGVAGLTTALRCAAEGLATVVVTKARLDDGSTRWAQGGIAAALGEGDTPEQHLDDTLVAGAGLCDEAAVRMLVTEGPDAVRRLIGTGAHFDTTESGDIALTREGGHHRRRIAHAGGDATGAEISRTLVEAVREAALHTVENALVLDLLTDAEGRTAGVTLHVMGEGQHDGVGAVRAPAVVLATGGMGQVFSATTNPAVSTGDGVALALRAGAEVSDLEFVQFHPTVLFLGAGSEGQQPLVSEAVRGEGAHLVDASGTRFMLGQHELAELAPRDIVAKAITRRMELLGTEHMYLDARHFGAEMWEQRFPTILAACRAHGIDPVTEPIPVAPAAHYASGGIRTDLRGRTTVPGLYACGEVACTGVHGANRLASNSLLEGLVFAERIAADIVEDRPAAGPAETGDGHAPSPLIAPEARSTIQRIMTRGAGVLRSAESLAAAAEELEALHNSAALAVEADEPKVVVPGVEAWEVTNLLLVSRVLVAAARQREETRGCHWREDRPERDDENWRRHLVVRLTPERVPVLRRTETEAFGPVRPAQGPDCAAAPPTHPADVTEEP comes from the coding sequence GTGACCGGAATACGGCTGACCGCCCCCGCCCCCGGCTGGTCCCTCGACGCCGACGTCGTGGTGGTCGGCTCCGGCGTGGCCGGTCTCACCACCGCGCTGCGCTGCGCGGCCGAGGGCCTCGCCACCGTCGTCGTCACCAAGGCCCGCCTGGACGACGGCTCCACCCGCTGGGCGCAGGGCGGCATCGCGGCCGCCCTCGGCGAGGGCGACACCCCCGAGCAGCACCTGGACGACACCCTGGTCGCGGGCGCCGGTCTGTGCGACGAGGCGGCGGTCCGGATGCTGGTCACCGAGGGCCCGGACGCGGTGCGCCGGCTGATCGGTACCGGCGCCCACTTCGACACCACGGAGAGCGGCGACATCGCGCTGACCCGTGAGGGCGGCCACCACCGCCGCCGCATCGCCCACGCGGGCGGCGACGCCACGGGTGCCGAGATCTCCCGCACCCTGGTCGAGGCGGTCCGCGAGGCCGCCCTGCACACCGTGGAGAACGCGCTCGTACTGGACCTCCTCACCGACGCCGAGGGCCGTACCGCGGGCGTCACGCTGCACGTCATGGGCGAGGGCCAGCACGACGGCGTCGGAGCGGTCCGCGCACCCGCGGTGGTCCTCGCCACCGGCGGCATGGGGCAGGTCTTCTCGGCCACCACCAACCCTGCGGTCTCCACCGGCGACGGCGTGGCGCTGGCGCTGCGGGCCGGCGCCGAGGTCTCCGACCTGGAGTTCGTCCAGTTCCACCCGACGGTCCTCTTCCTCGGCGCCGGCTCCGAGGGCCAGCAGCCGCTGGTCTCGGAGGCGGTACGGGGTGAGGGCGCCCATCTCGTCGACGCGTCCGGCACCCGCTTCATGCTCGGACAGCACGAGCTGGCGGAGCTGGCCCCGCGCGACATCGTCGCCAAGGCCATCACCCGCCGGATGGAGCTGCTCGGCACCGAGCACATGTATCTCGACGCCCGCCACTTCGGCGCCGAGATGTGGGAGCAGCGCTTCCCGACGATCCTGGCGGCCTGCCGCGCCCACGGCATCGACCCGGTCACCGAACCGATCCCGGTCGCCCCCGCCGCGCACTACGCCTCCGGCGGCATCCGCACCGACCTGCGGGGACGTACCACGGTGCCCGGCCTGTACGCCTGCGGCGAGGTCGCCTGCACCGGCGTGCACGGCGCGAACCGGCTGGCGTCCAACTCCCTCCTGGAGGGCCTCGTCTTCGCCGAGCGCATCGCGGCGGACATCGTCGAGGACCGGCCCGCCGCGGGCCCCGCGGAGACCGGAGACGGCCACGCGCCCTCCCCGCTGATCGCGCCGGAGGCCCGGTCCACGATCCAGCGCATCATGACCCGGGGCGCCGGAGTGCTGCGCTCCGCCGAGAGCCTGGCCGCCGCCGCCGAAGAGCTGGAGGCCCTCCACAACAGCGCCGCCCTGGCCGTGGAGGCGGACGAGCCCAAGGTCGTGGTGCCCGGCGTCGAGGCGTGGGAGGTCACCAACCTGCTGCTCGTCTCGCGCGTCCTGGTCGCCGCCGCCCGGCAGCGCGAGGAGACCCGCGGCTGCCACTGGCGCGAGGACCGGCCCGAGCGCGACGACGAGAACTGGCGCCGCCACCTCGTCGTCCGGCTCACGCCGGAGCGCGTCCCGGTCCTCCGTCGGACGGAGACCGAGGCATTCGGGCCCGTACGCCCCGCGCAGGGACCAGACTGCGCAGCAGCACCCCCCACCCACCCCGCCGATGTCACCGAGGAGCCGTAA
- the nadC gene encoding carboxylating nicotinate-nucleotide diphosphorylase yields the protein MSTPEENPRPTPVDVPLVRIGAPAPSADGCGDGCGCGGDEFDALECGLDPALAQLLADVGLDPVQVEDVAHVAIEEDLDGGVDVTTVATVAEDAVATGDFTAREAGVVAGLRIAEAVLSIVCTEEFAVERHVEDGDRVAPGQKLLTVTTRTRDLLTGERSALNLLCRLSGIATATRAWADVLEGTKAKVRDTRKTTPGLRAMEKYAVRCGGGVNHRMSLSDAALVKDNHVIAAGGVAEAFKRVRDEFPDVPIEVEVDTLQQVREVLDAGADLILLDNFTPLQTAEAVALTGGRAVLESSGRLTLDTARAYAEAGVDYLAVGALTHSSPILDIGLDFRDTDGAGV from the coding sequence GTGAGCACGCCCGAAGAGAATCCGCGCCCCACACCTGTGGACGTACCGCTGGTCCGGATCGGGGCGCCCGCACCGTCCGCGGACGGCTGCGGGGACGGCTGCGGCTGCGGAGGCGACGAGTTCGACGCGCTGGAGTGCGGCCTCGACCCCGCCCTCGCCCAGCTCCTCGCCGACGTGGGCCTGGACCCGGTCCAGGTCGAGGACGTCGCGCACGTCGCCATCGAGGAGGACCTGGACGGCGGGGTGGACGTCACCACCGTCGCGACCGTCGCCGAGGACGCCGTGGCCACCGGCGACTTCACTGCCCGTGAGGCGGGCGTCGTGGCCGGTCTGCGCATCGCCGAGGCCGTCCTGTCCATCGTCTGCACGGAAGAGTTCGCGGTCGAGCGCCACGTCGAGGACGGCGACCGGGTCGCCCCCGGCCAGAAGCTGCTGACCGTCACCACCCGCACCCGCGACCTGCTCACCGGCGAGCGCAGCGCGCTCAACCTGCTGTGCCGGCTCTCCGGCATCGCGACCGCCACCCGCGCCTGGGCCGATGTCCTCGAAGGCACCAAGGCCAAGGTCCGCGACACCCGCAAGACCACCCCGGGCCTGCGCGCCATGGAGAAGTACGCGGTGCGCTGCGGCGGCGGCGTCAACCACCGGATGTCGCTGTCGGACGCGGCGCTGGTCAAGGACAACCACGTCATCGCGGCGGGCGGCGTGGCCGAGGCCTTCAAGCGGGTACGGGACGAGTTCCCGGACGTACCGATCGAGGTCGAGGTCGACACCCTCCAGCAGGTCCGCGAGGTGCTCGACGCGGGTGCCGACCTGATCCTGCTGGACAACTTCACCCCGCTCCAGACCGCCGAGGCGGTCGCCCTGACCGGCGGCCGCGCGGTCCTGGAGTCCTCCGGCCGGCTCACCCTGGACACCGCCCGCGCCTACGCCGAGGCAGGCGTCGACTACCTGGCCGTCGGCGCGCTCACCCACTCCTCGCCGATCCTCGACATCGGCCTGGACTTCCGCGACACCGACGGGGCCGGCGTCTGA
- a CDS encoding type III pantothenate kinase, translating into MLLTIDVGNTHTVLGLFDGEEIVEHWRISTDARRTADELAVLLQGLMGMHPLLGMELGDGIEGIAICSTVPAVLHELREVTRRYYGDVPAVLVEPGIKTGVPILMDNPKEVGADRIINAVAAVDLYGGPAIVVDFGTATTFDAVSARGEYTGGVIAPGIEISVEALGVKGAQLRKIELARPRSVIGKNTVEAMQSGIIYGFAGQVDGVVARMKKELAADPEDVTVIATGGLAPMVLGESSVIDEHEPWLTLIGLRLVYERNVSRM; encoded by the coding sequence ATGCTGCTCACCATCGACGTCGGCAACACCCACACCGTCCTCGGCCTGTTCGACGGCGAGGAGATCGTCGAGCACTGGCGGATCTCCACCGACGCCCGCCGCACCGCCGACGAGCTCGCCGTGCTGCTCCAGGGCCTGATGGGCATGCACCCGCTGCTCGGCATGGAGCTGGGCGACGGCATCGAGGGCATCGCGATCTGCTCCACGGTCCCGGCCGTCCTGCACGAGCTGCGCGAGGTGACCCGCCGCTACTACGGCGACGTCCCCGCCGTACTCGTCGAGCCGGGCATCAAGACCGGGGTGCCGATCCTGATGGACAACCCGAAGGAGGTCGGGGCGGACCGCATCATCAACGCGGTCGCCGCCGTCGACCTGTACGGCGGTCCGGCGATCGTCGTCGACTTCGGCACGGCCACCACCTTCGACGCGGTCTCCGCCCGGGGCGAGTACACCGGCGGTGTCATCGCCCCCGGCATCGAGATCTCCGTCGAGGCGCTCGGCGTCAAGGGCGCCCAGCTCCGCAAGATCGAGCTGGCCAGGCCGCGCAGCGTGATCGGCAAGAACACGGTCGAGGCGATGCAGTCGGGCATCATCTACGGCTTCGCCGGCCAGGTCGACGGCGTCGTGGCGCGGATGAAGAAGGAGCTGGCGGCCGACCCGGAGGACGTCACCGTCATCGCGACGGGCGGCCTTGCGCCGATGGTGTTGGGCGAGTCCTCCGTCATCGACGAGCACGAGCCCTGGCTCACCCTCATCGGCCTGCGTCTGGTGTACGAGCGGAACGTGTCCCGGATGTAG
- a CDS encoding BlaI/MecI/CopY family transcriptional regulator gives MPRQLGDLEDAVMTRVWQWNRPVTVREVLEDLQRERSIAYTTVMTVMDNLHQKGWVRREVDGRAYRYTAVSTRAAYSAALMNEAWSRSDNPAAALVAFFGMMSAEQREALKDAMRIVQPTLSGTPEPQSGEPAGERAEAAAGEEVDEEAGEAAGDPADGTGPEAGR, from the coding sequence GTGCCCCGCCAATTGGGAGATCTGGAAGACGCCGTGATGACACGGGTCTGGCAATGGAACCGTCCGGTAACCGTGCGGGAAGTCCTTGAGGACCTTCAGCGGGAACGCTCCATCGCCTACACCACCGTCATGACGGTAATGGACAATCTCCATCAGAAGGGCTGGGTGCGCAGGGAAGTCGACGGCCGCGCATATAGATATACGGCGGTCTCCACCCGCGCCGCCTACTCGGCCGCACTGATGAACGAAGCATGGTCGCGCAGTGACAACCCCGCGGCTGCTCTTGTCGCCTTCTTCGGCATGATGTCCGCCGAGCAGCGCGAAGCGCTCAAGGACGCCATGCGGATCGTTCAGCCCACCCTCTCCGGAACCCCCGAGCCGCAGTCCGGCGAACCCGCCGGCGAACGGGCCGAAGCGGCGGCCGGTGAAGAGGTCGATGAAGAGGCCGGTGAAGCGGCAGGAGATCCGGCCGATGGGACGGGCCCGGAGGCCGGGCGATAG
- a CDS encoding amino-acid N-acetyltransferase, translating into MSSELPQADSRTEPPAINTAITVRRARTSDVASVRRLLDGYVREGILLDKATVTLYEDIQEFWIAERDEDARVIGCGALHVMWEDLAEVRTLAVDHSIRGAGVGHQVLDKLLQTARWLGVRRVFCLTFEVDFFAKHGFVEIGETPVDGDVYSELLRSYDEGVAEFLGLERVKPNTLGNSRMLLHL; encoded by the coding sequence ATGTCCTCAGAGCTTCCGCAAGCCGATTCCCGTACAGAACCGCCGGCCATAAACACGGCCATCACGGTCCGACGTGCCAGGACCAGCGATGTGGCATCGGTCCGCCGTCTCCTCGACGGGTACGTACGTGAAGGCATCCTGCTCGACAAAGCGACCGTCACGCTTTACGAGGACATCCAGGAGTTCTGGATCGCGGAACGCGACGAGGACGCCCGCGTCATCGGCTGCGGCGCACTGCACGTGATGTGGGAAGACCTCGCCGAAGTGCGTACTCTCGCCGTCGACCACAGCATCAGGGGCGCCGGAGTCGGACATCAAGTGCTGGACAAGTTGCTGCAGACCGCCCGATGGCTGGGTGTGCGACGGGTTTTCTGTCTCACCTTCGAAGTCGACTTCTTCGCGAAGCACGGCTTCGTGGAGATCGGAGAGACACCGGTCGACGGAGATGTCTACAGCGAGCTGCTGCGTTCCTATGACGAGGGCGTGGCAGAGTTCCTGGGTCTCGAACGAGTGAAGCCGAACACCTTGGGCAACAGCCGGATGCTTCTGCATCTGTGA
- a CDS encoding histone-like nucleoid-structuring protein Lsr2 — MAQKVQVLLVDDLDGGEADETVTFALDGKTYEIDLTTSNADKLRGLLEPYTKGGRRTGGRAASGRGKGRAVTGGNKDTAEIRKWARENGHNVNDRGRVPAEIREAYEKANG; from the coding sequence GTGGCACAGAAGGTTCAGGTCCTTCTTGTCGATGACCTCGACGGCGGCGAGGCGGACGAGACGGTCACGTTCGCTCTCGATGGCAAGACGTACGAGATTGACCTCACGACGAGCAACGCGGACAAGCTCCGTGGTCTTCTTGAGCCGTACACCAAGGGTGGCCGGCGTACGGGTGGCCGCGCGGCGTCCGGCCGTGGCAAGGGCCGCGCCGTTACGGGTGGCAACAAGGACACCGCCGAGATCCGTAAGTGGGCCCGCGAGAACGGCCACAATGTGAATGACCGTGGCCGTGTGCCCGCGGAGATCCGCGAAGCTTACGAGAAGGCCAACGGCTGA
- a CDS encoding SCO3374 family protein gives MVITVPPPAPSVTGERESGDCARWAQWYERELGWATAGTAPVRLLTGLRFDVLQVPAAAGHAALRRLDRTGPVALSGARMSLLVAVGSADELPGLLDWLEWGGVALPLTAIGVGGRITAPVPPGRMAGRPGTAAWLRPPGLRHEEGSELPALTGLGSRGGGAPDLVRLVDAVATECHRARLMRARTGPSTGGSTAQPLAFS, from the coding sequence ATGGTCATCACCGTCCCGCCTCCCGCGCCATCGGTCACCGGCGAGCGGGAGAGCGGCGACTGCGCCCGCTGGGCGCAGTGGTACGAACGCGAGCTCGGCTGGGCGACGGCCGGCACCGCGCCGGTGCGGTTGCTGACCGGGCTGCGGTTCGACGTGCTCCAGGTTCCCGCGGCCGCCGGTCACGCGGCGCTGCGGCGGCTGGACCGCACCGGGCCCGTGGCGCTGTCGGGTGCGCGGATGAGCCTGCTGGTCGCGGTGGGGAGCGCGGACGAGCTGCCCGGACTGCTCGACTGGCTGGAGTGGGGAGGCGTCGCCCTCCCACTGACCGCCATCGGCGTGGGCGGCCGGATCACCGCGCCGGTACCGCCGGGGCGGATGGCGGGCCGGCCGGGGACCGCTGCATGGCTGCGGCCCCCCGGGCTACGGCACGAGGAAGGGTCGGAGCTCCCGGCCCTCACCGGCCTCGGGAGCAGGGGTGGGGGTGCTCCCGATCTCGTACGGCTGGTGGACGCGGTGGCGACGGAATGCCACCGGGCCCGGTTGATGCGTGCCCGAACGGGGCCGTCGACGGGTGGGTCGACAGCTCAGCCGTTGGCCTTCTCGTAA
- a CDS encoding ATP-dependent Clp protease ATP-binding subunit yields MFERFTDRARRVVVLAQEEARMLNHNYIGTEHILLGLIHEGEGVAAKALESLGISLEAVRQQVEEIIGQGQQAPSGHIPFTPRAKKVLELSLREALQLGHNYIGTEHILLGLIREGEGVAAQVLVKLGADLNRVRQQVIQLLSGYSGSKEAATAGGPAEGTPSTSLVLDQFGRNLTQAARESKLDPVIGREKEIERVMQVLSRRTKNNPVLIGEPGVGKTAVVEGLAQAIVKGEVPETLKDKHLYTLDLGALVAGSRYRGDFEERLKKVLKEIRTRGDIILFIDELHTLVGAGAAEGAIDAASILKPMLARGELQTIGATTLDEYRKHLEKDAALERRFQPIQVAEPSLPHTIEILKGLRDRYEAHHRVSITDEALVQAATLADRYISDRFLPDKAIDLIDEAGSRMRIRRMTAPPDLREFDEKIAGVRRDKESAIDSQDFEKAASLRDKEKQLLAAKTKREKEWKAGDMDVVAEVDGELIAEVLATATGIPVFKLTEEESSRLLRMEDELHKRVIGQKDAIKALSQAIRRTRAGLKDPKRPGGSFIFAGPSGVGKTELSKTLAEFLFGDEDALISLDMSEFSEKHTVSRLFGSPPGYVGYEEGGQLTEKVRRKPFSVVLFDEVEKAHPDIFNSLLQILEDGRLTDSQGRVVDFKNTVIIMTTNLGTRDISKGFNLGFAAQGDVKTGYERMKNKVNEELKQHFRPEFLNRVDDTVVFHQLSQEDIIQIVDLMIAKVDERLKDRDMGIELSGDAKTLLAKKGYDPVMGARPLRRTIQREIEDILSEKILFGELRPGHIVVVGTEGEGEEKTFTFRGEEKSALPDVPPIEQAAGGAGPNMSKDV; encoded by the coding sequence ATGTTCGAGAGGTTCACCGACCGCGCGCGGCGGGTTGTCGTCCTGGCTCAGGAAGAAGCCCGGATGCTCAACCACAACTACATCGGCACCGAGCACATCCTCCTGGGCCTTATCCACGAGGGTGAGGGTGTCGCCGCTAAGGCCCTGGAGAGCCTCGGGATTTCGCTCGAGGCGGTCCGCCAGCAGGTGGAGGAGATCATCGGCCAGGGCCAGCAGGCCCCGTCGGGGCACATCCCCTTCACGCCCCGGGCCAAGAAGGTCCTGGAGCTGTCGCTCCGCGAGGCCCTTCAGCTCGGCCACAACTACATCGGCACCGAGCACATCCTGCTCGGCCTGATCCGCGAGGGCGAGGGCGTCGCCGCCCAGGTCCTCGTGAAGCTCGGCGCCGACCTGAACCGGGTGCGGCAGCAGGTCATCCAGCTGCTCTCCGGCTACTCGGGCAGCAAGGAGGCGGCGACGGCGGGCGGCCCCGCGGAAGGCACGCCCTCCACGTCCCTGGTGCTCGACCAGTTCGGCCGGAATCTCACCCAGGCCGCTCGCGAATCCAAGCTCGACCCGGTCATCGGGCGCGAGAAGGAGATCGAGCGGGTCATGCAGGTGCTTTCCCGCCGTACCAAGAACAACCCGGTTCTCATCGGCGAGCCCGGCGTCGGAAAGACGGCGGTCGTCGAGGGACTGGCGCAGGCCATCGTCAAGGGCGAGGTGCCCGAGACCCTCAAGGACAAGCACCTCTACACCCTGGACCTCGGCGCGCTGGTCGCCGGCTCCCGTTACCGCGGTGACTTCGAGGAGCGCCTGAAGAAGGTCCTCAAGGAGATCCGTACCCGCGGCGACATCATCCTGTTCATCGACGAGCTCCACACCCTCGTGGGTGCGGGTGCCGCCGAGGGCGCGATCGACGCCGCCAGCATCCTCAAGCCGATGCTGGCCCGCGGTGAGCTCCAGACCATCGGTGCCACGACGCTCGACGAGTACCGCAAGCACCTGGAGAAGGACGCCGCGCTGGAGCGCCGCTTCCAGCCCATCCAGGTCGCGGAGCCGTCGCTGCCGCACACCATCGAGATCCTCAAGGGGCTGCGCGACCGCTACGAGGCCCACCATCGCGTCTCCATCACGGACGAGGCGCTGGTCCAGGCCGCGACGCTGGCCGACCGGTACATCTCGGACCGCTTCCTGCCGGACAAGGCGATCGACCTGATCGACGAGGCCGGATCCCGGATGCGCATCCGCCGGATGACCGCGCCGCCGGACCTCCGCGAGTTCGACGAGAAGATCGCGGGCGTCCGCCGCGACAAGGAGTCCGCGATCGACTCGCAGGACTTCGAGAAGGCCGCGTCCCTGCGCGACAAGGAGAAGCAGCTCCTCGCCGCGAAGACCAAGCGCGAGAAGGAGTGGAAGGCCGGCGACATGGACGTCGTGGCCGAGGTCGACGGCGAGCTCATCGCCGAGGTCCTGGCCACCGCGACCGGCATCCCGGTCTTCAAGCTGACGGAGGAGGAGTCCTCCCGCCTGCTGCGCATGGAGGACGAGCTCCACAAGCGCGTCATCGGGCAGAAGGACGCCATCAAGGCCCTCTCGCAGGCGATCCGCCGTACGCGAGCCGGTCTGAAGGACCCGAAGCGCCCCGGTGGCTCGTTCATCTTCGCCGGCCCGTCCGGTGTCGGTAAGACGGAGCTCTCCAAGACGCTCGCCGAATTCCTCTTCGGCGACGAGGACGCGCTGATTTCCCTCGACATGTCGGAGTTCAGCGAGAAGCACACGGTTTCCCGTCTCTTCGGTTCTCCCCCCGGTTACGTGGGTTACGAAGAGGGCGGTCAGCTCACCGAGAAGGTGCGCCGCAAGCCGTTCTCCGTCGTCCTCTTCGACGAGGTCGAGAAGGCCCACCCCGATATCTTCAATTCCCTGCTCCAGATTCTGGAAGACGGTCGCCTGACCGACTCCCAGGGCCGGGTCGTGGACTTCAAGAACACGGTCATCATCATGACGACCAACCTCGGGACGCGGGACATCTCGAAGGGCTTCAACCTGGGCTTCGCCGCCCAGGGCGACGTCAAGACCGGCTACGAGCGGATGAAGAACAAGGTCAACGAGGAGCTCAAGCAGCACTTCCGGCCCGAGTTCCTCAACCGTGTCGACGACACGGTCGTCTTCCACCAGCTCAGCCAGGAAGACATCATCCAGATCGTCGACCTGATGATCGCCAAGGTGGACGAGCGTCTGAAGGACCGCGACATGGGCATCGAGCTCAGCGGTGACGCCAAGACGCTCCTCGCCAAGAAGGGCTACGACCCCGTGATGGGCGCCCGGCCGCTGCGCCGGACGATCCAGCGCGAGATCGAGGACATCCTCTCCGAGAAGATCCTCTTCGGTGAGCTGCGCCCCGGTCACATCGTGGTCGTCGGCACCGAGGGCGAGGGTGAGGAGAAGACCTTCACCTTCCGCGGCGAGGAGAAGTCGGCACTGCCCGACGTCCCCCCGATCGAGCAGGCGGCAGGCGGCGCGGGCCCGAACATGTCGAAGGACGTGTGA